The sequence CGTTGCCGTTGGTGTCCAATCCTGATAATGTGGCGAATTTTGTACGAAATGGCGTAACGACCACTAACGGCGTATCGGTTTCCAATAATACCGAAAAGATGAATTACAGGATTGGTTATACCAACTTGAACAATTGGGGAATTGTTCCTAATTCTGATTTCAATCGAAACAACTTGTCCATAAATTCTGATTTGGCGATTACGGATAAGCTTCGACTTAGCAGCAGTGTAAACATTAGCAGAACCGGTTCAGACAACAGGCCCGCTGGAAACCGTGGGGCCAATCCACTGGAATGGGCCTATAAGCTTTCTCCGCACATTGACATCAATGATTTGAAAGACTATTGGATGCCCGGGCAGGAGGGAATCCAGCAGCGCTCCCAGGCCATAGGGGATTACAATAATCCGTATTTCCTGGCCTATGAAGTGAACAACAGTTTTGACAGAAACCGGGTTTTTGGCAATATCGGCTTGAATTATCAGATTACGGATGAATTTTCCCTTCAAGGCAAATACATGCTTGACATGTATTCCGAAAGGCGGGAATCCAAGATTCCGATGAGCTATACAGAAGATCCAAACGGTGGATACGGCATTGTGAATTTGGATCGATATGAGCGCAATATTGAGGTAATGGCCACCTATCAAAAGGAGCTCACCGATTTTAGCATGACCTACTCAGCAGGAGGGAACCTTCGCTACAACCGCGGCAATACCATGCAGAATGCCACCAAATCCGAAGGGTCTGGATTGATTGTACCTGGGGTTTATACTTTGAGCAATACGCTTTCAGACAATTTGGTGTATAGCAGTAGTATTTCCGAAAAAGCTGTTTACAGTGTGTATGGTTTGGCAAACTTGGGTTATAAAGACCTGCTTTACCTGGATTTGACCGCCCGAAATGACTGGTCCAGTACGTTGCCGGCAGCTAATCGCTCCTATTTTTATCCATCCGCTTCCTTGAGTGCCATTATCAGTGACATGTTGCCGATGGGCAATCAAGTGGACATGATCAAATTGCGGGCAGGTTGGGCACAGGTAGGTAACGATACGGGACCATATAACCTGCTTCCGACCCTCTCCAATACAGAAGAATGGGCAGGCCAGACCCGCCTGTCAGTGCCTGATGGGCTTAAGACTCCTGATCTGAAACCAGAGATAGCTACTTCCTACGAGTTTGGCCTTGAGGCGGCAGCCTTTCGCAATAGATTGAGGTTTGACATTACGTACTTCAATACAGATAATAAAAACCAGATTTTACCCGTGACCTTGCCTCCTTCCTCTGGCTTTACCAGTAAATACGTCAATGCCGGTTTGGTCAACAGCAAAGGTTGGGAAATGGTTTTGGGGCTTACCCCGATCGATAATGAGTTTGTGCTGGACCTAAACTTCAATGTTTCCAAATACAGGAGTACGATAGAGGAATTGACCGATGAGGTAGAGGTGTTTTACCTTTGGAGCGATTCCAGGGGAGGGGCGTGGTCTTATGTAGGCGATGAGATCGGCAGTATTTATGACCGTAAACTGGTTACGGTAGAAGATCCGGAATCACCGTATTACGGTTATCCCGTCCTGGATGAAGACGGCAGTTGGCAGGCCATTAACCAAGCCAATGCCAAAAACAAAGTCGGCAATTTTAACCCGGATTTCATTGCCGGGATGCAGGCCAGCTTAAGCTATAAGAACTGGAGTCTTAGCCTTACTTTTGACTGGCGAAAAGGAGGGGACTTTGTCTCCCAAACCTTCCGATACTCTGAATCGGATTTGAAAACCCAACGCTTTTTGGACGAAATCATCAGCCCCAATGGGCTAAGCGGGAGAGCACTTAGGGATTGGTTGGTCGCCAATAAAGATACCCACATTACTGACGGGATCAATATCGTCGGTGGTCCGACAGCCGAGAGTGGAGGTTTTCCATTTGAATATGCCGTTACGCTTAACGACGGGGTGTTCAATCCAGGTGTAATCCCTGTTTATAATGATGCTGGAGAAATCACAGGGTACCAGGAAAACCTTGGTGAAGAGGGTACCAAGATCATTCCTTATGCCGATAATTACCCATGGGATTTCTTCAAGCCAGCCATGTTCGATGCTTCTTACATCAAGCTTCGAGATGCAACCCTGAACTATAGCATCCCTACAGAAACGGCTAAAAAGCTTAACATGCAGTCCATCAATATAGGCCTGTACACCAGTAATTTGATTCTCTGGACCAAGGCAAAGATCGGCATTGATCCAGAGAATGCCTTTCAACCAGAAAGCGATGGCACCTTCAAGCAGGGAATTGAGCGATACAATGTAAACCCTTGGGTGATTCCGATTGGCTTTAGGTTGAATGCCAAATTTTGATCATTGTGAAGCAATTGAAAAGAGAAGATATCATGAAAAACTATAGAAATAGATTTTATTCATCCTTGTGCCTTGGCCTGGCTTTGATGTGCTTATGGTCATCTTGCCAAGACCTTACCGAATTGAATGTAAACCCGAACGGGATTGATCCGGATGCTGTCCATCCCAACCTGCTGATCACTACTGTGATCACCGAAACAGCCACGCGTGAGCTCAATTTGGGTTTTGGAGATATTGCTGGGGTAATGCAGCATACCCAAAAAGATGCGTGGTTTGAAGACCATAACAATTATGATTGGTCTAACCAAAGCTGGTCCGGGTATTATAATATCCTGGAAAATGCCCGGTTAATGGAAAAGCGAGGGGAAGAGTTATCGCTGCCATTTTACATTGCGGTAGCCAAGGTGATGAATGCTTATAACTTCGGACGAGTGGCCGATTTATGGGGAGATGCTCCGTTTACAGATGCACTGAAAGGTGATTTGGGTGGAGATCAATACCTATTGCCCAGTTTTAATACCCAACAGGAAATTTATCAGGGTGTCATTACGATGCTGCAGGAGGCCAACGGCATTTTGCAAGAGCTCCCTAATGACAATGCTGTTCCCCAAGATGTCCTTTTTCAAGGAGATGTCATGAAATGGCGGCAATTTGCCAATTCGTTGATGCTGCGCTACTATATCCGGGTATCGGATAAACTACCGGATTTCGCGGCAGCTGGAATGCAGGCGATAGTAAATGATCCCGGGCAATTTCCCTTGATCGTGACCGAAGCGGATGAGGCATCTTTGCCGTTTCCCGGGGTGTCTTCGGGGACTTCTTGGCCTTCCAACACCGTTTTTGATGGCAGTAACGGCAGCAACTATCGAAGGATCAAAATGTGCGCTACGTTGGTGGACAGGCTACAGGAATTGGACGACGCCAGGCTGGGAGTGTGGGCTGAAAAGGTTGAGGTACCGATTGTGATCGATCCCGATTTACCTGCTGGGTCAGACGAGGTCGTTGATGGCGTTCGGTATATTGCGTCTGATGTGGCGGAAGGAAAGCCGGTAGACACTGATCCAGATTATGTCGGAATTCCCCCGTCTGTTTCGAACCTTCCCAGTGAATATAACCTCAATCCAACACCGGGACAGCAATCCTATAACCCGCATGTATCATTTCTCAGTGAAATGTATACCGAGCCATCTGGGGATTTCTTAAAGTGTCGGCTGTTGACAGCTTCCGAGGTTCAGTTTGGTTTAGCCGAAGCAGCCGTAAAAGGCTGGATTTCGGGCGATGCGGCAGGATTTTATGAAGCAGCGGTGAACGCGTCCTTGGTCGCTTGGGGGCAGGAGGACAGTTATGATGAATACATCTCCGGAGCAGCAGCCTTTGATGGTTCACTTTCCCAAATTATGGAGCAAAAGTGGATTGCAAGCTGGACAGCGGCTACCGAATCTTGGTTTGATTACAGAAGGACGGGGCTTCCTTCTTTGACCGCTGGTCAGTTTGCCGTAAGGTCAGTGCTACCACTGCGGTTTTTCTACATGCAGGAAGAGTTGAGCATCAACACTGATAATGCCACCGCAGCTTTGGACCGGCTGGAGACCACACCTTATTCCCAAGCGGATGAGGCCAACAGTCCATGGTCAAAATTCTGGTTGCTGCAAGGCACAGGACAACCGTGGTAGGGGAATAGGCTGTTCAGTCCATTTTAACATTCATACATCGGCCGCTTTTTTCTGGAAAAGGAAGAAAGCGGCCGATATGTTTTTTGACTGAAGGTATCCGAGACCTGTCAATTTAATGGCACACGTTATAATATTGAAAGGGCATTTTTTTTCAATTACGTAACTGAATTTGCATATTTGCATTCTTAATGCACCTGTTTGTAAAGGTGTTTTGTTCCATATTTAGTATAACAATTTTAAATGTCTGACAACTTGATTAACATTACACTGCCAGATGGGTCAGTAAGGCAGTATGAAAAAGGCACTACCGGCTTACAAATCGCGCTTAGTATCAGTGAGGGATTAGCACGGAATGTCCTGGCCGCCAAAGTCAACGGAGAAGTTTGGGATGCCACGCGCCCCATTTCCCAAGATGCTGAGGTGCAATTATTAACCTGGAATGACAAGGAAGGAAAATCCACTTTTTGGCATTCTTCTGCCCACCTATTAGCTGAGGCATTGGAAGCGCTTTATCCAGGCGTGAAGTTTGGCATCGGCCCGTCCATTGAGACTGGATTTTATTATGATGTGGATTTTGGCGACAAGCAAATTGACGGAAATGAGCTGGAGACCATAGAAAAAAAGATGGTCGAGCTCGCCAAACAGAAAAATGAATACATCAGAAAAGATATTTCAAAGGATGATGCCATTGCTTATTTTGAAGACAAGGGAGACGAATACAAGCTTGACCTGATCGAAGGATTGGAAGATGGCAAGATCACCTTTTATGAGCAAGGCAATTTTGTAGACCTTTGTAGAGGGCCGCATGTCCCGAACACCGGTTTTGTCAAAGCCGTAAAACTGATGAACATCGCCGGCGCATATTGGCGTGGCGATGAAAACAATAAAATGCTTACCCGAATCTATGGGGTGTCTTTCCCGAAAGCCAAAGAGCTTAAGGAATACTTGGCCATGGTAGAAGAAGCCAAAAAGCGCGACCATAGGAAGCTGGGAAGAGAATTGGAGCTGTTTACTTTCAGCGAAAAAGTGGGCATGGGATTGCCGCTTTGGTTGCCGAAGGGAACCTTGCTGCGGGAAAGATTGGTAAACTTTTTGAAGAAAGCACAGGATAAATCCGGTTACCAACAAGTGGTAACTCCTCATATTGGCCACAAGGCATTATACGAAACCTCTGGCCATTATGAAAAATACGGAAAGGATTCGTTTCAGCCGATAGCCACTCCCCATGATGGAGAGGAGTTTTTGCTTAAGCCCATGAACTGCCCTCACCATTGTGAAATCTATAAGCATAAGCCCAGGTCGTATAAAGATCTACCGATTCGCTATGCGGAGTTTGGGACTGTTTATCGATATGAGCAAAGTGGTGAACTTCATGGATTGACCAGAGTAAGGGGCTTTACTCAGGACGATGCCCATATTTTCTGTCGTCCCGATCAGGTGAAAGAAGAGTTTATCAAAGTCATTGACTTGGTGCTATATGTATTCAAGGCATTGGGATTTGATGATTACACCGCCCAGATATCCCTTCGGGATCCAAAAAATAAGGAAAAATACATCGGAGGAGACGAAGCATGGAACAAAGCTGAAGCAGCGATTGTTGAAGCTGCTCAGGAAAAGGGACTTCAGACCGTCACCGAGCTGGGAGAAGCAGCTTTCTACGGGCCGAAGTTAGACTTTATGGTAAAGGATGCCCTTGGTAGAAGCTGGCAGCTGGGAACGATCCAAGTGGATTATCAATTGCCAGACCGTTTCCAATTGGAATATGTGGGATCGGATAACCAAAAGCATCGTCCTGTGATGATTCACCGGGCGCCATTTGGTTCATTGGAACGTTTTGTGGCGGTGCTGATCGAGCATTGCGCAGGTAACTTCCCGCTTTGGTTATCACCGGATCAAATAAATATTTTACCAATTTCCGAGAAATTTATCGATTATGCCAATACCGTTCAGTCGTTGTTGGATGAGAACGATATCGCAGGTTCTATAGACAACAGAGACGAAAAAATCGGTAGGAAAATCAGGGATGCAGAAGTGAAAAAAGTGCCTTTTATGCTTATAGTCGGTGAAAAAGAGCAAGAAGAAGGCAAGGTGTCCGTACGGAAACATGGTGAAGGAGATTTGGGAAGTTTTACACCAGAAGATTTCGTAAAGTACTTCAAAAATATTATTTCGGAATCATTGAGTAAATAAAAATAAAAGCTAAAAAAGAATCGGTATTTTAATAATTAAAAAAATATCCGATATTTGCAGTCAAATTCATTCAATCAACCATAACTATTTTGAGAGGAAGAAAACCGTTTAAACCGAGACGAGAAGAACCATATAAAGTAAACCAAAAGATCCGAGCCCGAGAGGTACGGGTAGTAGGGGATTTTGTAGAAGGGGGCAATGTAGTCATGTCTACAGATGAAGCCATCAAGATTGCCCAACAGCAAGATCTTGATCTCGTCGAAATTTCTCCAAACGCTAATCCGCCTGTATGTAAGGTGATTGATTATGCAAAATTTAAATATGAGCAGAAGAAGAAGCAGAAGGAAATCAAAGCCAATGCTGCCAAGACTGTTCTAAAAGAAATCAGGTTCGGTCCGAATACGGATGACCATGATTTTGACTTTAAACTGAAGCATGCCATTAACTTTCTGAAGGATGGGGCAAAAGTAAAGGCTTACGTTCATTTCGTCGGCCGATCAATTGTCTTCAAGGAAAGGGGAGAGATGCTGCTGTTGAAGTTTGCCCAGTCACTGGAGGAATACGGTCAGGTAGAACAACTTCCCAAAATGGAAGGAAAGCGGATGAATATGTTTGTTGCTCCTAAAGCAAGTAAGAAATAATTTCAACAAATATAATACAGTGTTATGCCTAAAGTAAAAACTAAATCAAGTGCAAAAAAACGATTCAAATTATCTGGATCAGGGAAAATCAGAAGGAAGCATGCTTACAAAAGCCACATCCTGACGAAGAAAGCGACCAAGAGAAAGAGAAATCTTACCAAAATGGGCGAAGTTCATGAGTCAGATGTGAACAGAGTAAAAGACATGTTGAGAATCTAATTTTCGACAAATTATCATTTAAGGTTATTTATTCACCAGATGCTTGGTCTTTAAAAAGTGCGGAAGAATAGAATTCTAATGCCACCAAGAGTCAAAAAATCATCAAATTATGCCAAGATCAGTAAACGCAGTAGCGTCAAGAGCAAGAAGAAAGAAAGTATTAAAAGCTACCAGAGGTTACTTCGGAAGAGGTAGCAACGTATGGACCGTAGCCAAAAACAAATACGAAAAAGGTTTACAGTACGCGTACAGGGATAGAAAAGCGAAGAAGAGAGAATTCAGAAAGCTTTGGATCCAGCGTATCAATGCCGGTGCCAGAGAACATGGCATTTCTTATTCACAATTTATGGGGATGTTGAAAAAAGCGGAAGTTGAGCTGAACAGAAAAGTGTTGGCCGACTTAGCCATGAATCATCCAGAGGCATTTAAAGCTGTAGTTGAAAAAGTAAAGTAAGGTGCACTAACTTACGATACCTGAAAGCCCCTCCTAGGAGGGGCTTTTTTGTTGCCTAATATTTTTTTGATCAAGCATGGTGATATGCTAAATTTCACTATATTACAACAAGCGTAACGCTAAAAAATCGCACGATTTCCTCGATTAGGGAGTGAAATGAGCGAAACATCCTGAAAGATAATGCTTTAGGTTCAGTTCCGGTTTTAAGGAATTGATAGACGTTGAGTATCAATTTGTCCTCAGGATAGGACAATAACTGGTAGTTAAAGCCTGTAGATTTGTGAGGGTAATGGAGATTACTTGAGGCAATTAAAATAGATTGAAGGGGAGATATAATAATAAGGCAGGAATTGAAAGAAGGGGTGTTGATATTATCGGTTATACGTTTTGTTATTGCCCATCATAACCAAATTCCTTTCCTATCCCGCTTTAAGTTCCTTTTCACGACGCAATGCATTGGATTTATGGTGGAAGTATTCCACATGGATCATTATCCAGGGCCTGTACTTGACGGTAAACCCTTTTTTGGCAAAGGAATTATGTGAATGGAAGCGATTGATCAAGTCGGAAGTCATTCCGGTATAGGTTTTCCCATAGGAGGGAGAGAATAAAAACGTAAACTGAAAAAAGCGGAGTCATGTCAGAAAAGATAAAAAAGAAGAACAAAAGAAAAAAGGCTCCCAAAATGGAAGCCTTGCATGAGTTTGGTGCGGCAGTATCATCTGATACATTCGCGGCGGATAAGAATCCTGCGCATATTGTAGCGAGGACGGGAGTTGAACCCGAGTCCGCCGCGGCGGATATGAATCCTGCAGCGCTAATTCGTGTATAATGGTAGGATGTGTTGTTTAATCCATTCCCTGCCTTTGCCGGATTTAAGTTCCTTTTCACGACGCAATGCATTGGATTTATGGTGGAAGTATTCCACATGGATCATTATCCAGGGCCTGTACTTGACGGTAAACCCTTTTTTGGCAAAGGAATTATGTGAATGGAAGCGATTGATCAAGTCGGAAGTCATTCCGGTATAGGTTTTCCCATAGGAGGGAGAGAATAAAACGTAAACTGAAAAAAGCGGAGTCATGTCAGAAAAGATAAAAAAGAAGAACAAAAGAAAAAAGGCTCCCAAAATGGAAGCCTTGCATGAGTTTGGTGCGGCAGTATCATCTGATACATTCGCGGCGGATAAGAATCCTGCACATTTTGTAGCGAGGACGGGAGTTGAACCCGAGTCCGCCGCGGCGGATATGAATCCTGCGCATTTTGTAGCGAGGACGGGAGTTGAACCCGTGACCTCAGGGTTATGAATCCTGCGCTCTAACCAACTGAGCTACCTCGCCATTTAATTCAAAAGAGGAATAAAAGGCCTTGGTTAGTGGCCATCCCCTTGCTGAATGGGAATGCAAATATGTAGGCTTATACCGTTAAATGCAAGTGTATAGGACGAAAAAAGTTAATTTTTTACAGAATTAAATTTTAAAGATATGGTTAAGAATAAGTTTGTGGCTGACTATCAGATAAATGCTTCCAAAAAAATTATTTTCCCTTATATAAGTACCGCCAGCGGACTTTCGGAATGGTTTGCGGATGATGTCAGCATTGATCAGGACAAGAATTTTCATATAGAATATGATGGTGTGGACCATTATGCGAGGATCGTGGCCATTAGGACCAATCACTCGGTTAAGTTTGAGTTTTTCGATCCCAACATGCCAGAGGAAGAGGACTACTCTTTTGTCGAATTCAGGTTGGAAGAAAATGAACTTACCCAGACGCTGTTTTTGAAAGTGATCGATTATAGTGATGGTTATGATGAAGATGAGCAAGAAAAAATCTGGGAGGGGCTTATCATGACCCTCAAGGAAATAATAGGTGGATAAATAGCGTGATCATTATCATTTTTCATTTAATATGATGAACTTAGTGGTTTCATATTACGTGAATACTGGTGGTTTATACGCCTCATGAAGAAATTAGATAAATTGATTTTAGGGTCCTTTATCGGCCCATTTTTATTAACATTCATAGTAGTAGATTTTATTCTGCTGACGGTCAATATGCTCAAATATTTCGATGAGATCTTTGGTAAAGGATTGGGATTCGGAGTATACATGGAGTTGATCAGTTATTTTGTGATTTCAATATCTCCAATGGCACTGCCCTTGGCTGTCTTGCTTTCTGCACTGATGACTTTTGGCAACCTGGGAGAGCATTTCGAGTTGACAGCCATAAAAAGTAGCGGTATATCGCTCTTGAGGGCCTTAATGCCCATTGGTGTGTTTGTTCTGGTACTTTCTTTCGCCGCATTCTATTCGAACAATTACTTGGTGCCCAAAGTAAACTTAAAAACCTTCAGCTTACTTTACGACATCAGGATGAAGTCACCCGCCTTGGACATTAAAGAAGGCGTCTTTTACAATGGCATGCCAGGCTATAGTATCAAGGTAAATGAAAAAATCGATGACGTACGGCTTCGGGATGTCATTATTTATGATCATACCGCAAATAGTGGAAATAATTCCCTTATTCTTGCTGATTCGGGTAGGATGGAGCCGTTTTTTAATGACCGCTACATGAAGCTTACCCTTTACAGTGGGTATAATTATAATGAAGAGAATCCAAGGAGGGGCATCAGGGGAAAACCTGCACCGTTTACCCGAACGAAGTTTGATGTCAATGAAATCGTCTTTAGCCTGGATGCTTTTGAGATGAACAGGACCCCTGAAAAACTATGGTCTTCAAACAGGTCCATCAAAAACATCAGCGAGATCAAGATGGATGTGGACAGCATGTCCAATCAGCTGGTGAACTATCAATACTATAATTATGCGCAATTAAAATCGGCATATTCCTTTTTTACAAAGCAAAGGGAAATCGAAATCCCAGCGGACTTGCAGCGAAAAAAGGCGATAGTGGATTCGTTGAAGACCTTGCAATGGAAGGAAAAAAGGGAGAAAGAGCAAGAGAAGGGAGGGCTTTCCCGGCTTTCCAATTCTCCCGAAGAGGAGGGGGAAGATGGGCAGCTAGAAAGGAATCCCAATGAACGTGAAATCACTGTCAATGATACAAAAGGAGATGTCCATCCGGTGGACTCCGAAGTACAAAGTGATGCTTCCGAAGAACGTCTCAATGATACACTTGCCGAAGAGCAGGCACCCGCTGAAACACCAAAGGTGGACAGTGCTTCCAGAAGAAAAGCAGAAACGCTGATCACTGAAAGGAAAGCAAGGGAAGAAGCGATAAAAAGCGCTTACAAGAAATTCACGGAGGTACAGGTAGCAAAAATCGATTCAGTGTTGGCAGCAGGGAACTATATGAACAGGGCTGCTACGATCGGTTTACAGAGTGCGAGGACGCTTAAAAATAACTTTAGCAGCAACCAAGGGAACGTAGAAAATCTGGCCCGTGAAAAAAGGCGGTTCCAAATTTCCTGGTACCAAAAGTACACCCAGGCATTTGCCTGTGTGGTGATGTTCATGATTGGGGCACCTTTAGGAGCGATCATCAAAAAAGGAGGATTGGGGATGCCTGTGTTGGTGTCGATCATTTTCTTTATCATCTTTTATATGTTGACCATCACTGGAGAAAAATGGGCCAAAGAGGGCATGGCCAATCCACTCTTTGGAACGTGGTTCTCCAATCTAGCTTTATTGCCCATTGGCTTTTTCTTTTTACGCCAGGCGCGAAAAGATGCGCGGATATTCGAATCCGATGTGTATTATGCTTTTGTGGAACGTATTAAGCGTCGTTTTAACATAAAATCACGTAAAAAGTGATTAGGTGTTTTACTATTAGAAATAATCCTTCTATCTTTGTAGCTGCTTTAAATATTCATAAAAAACTAATTTTAGCTAAGCATGTATTTAACTACAGAGAAGAAAGAAGAGCTGTTTAAGAATCATGGTCGGTTAAAATCTGAGAAAGACACAGGATCTCCTGAGTCTCAGATTGCGCTATTCACTTACAGAATCAAGCACCTGACCGATCACTTAAAAAGCAACAAAAAAGATCACTCTACAAGATTGGGTCTTTTGAAATTGGTAGGTAAGCGCAGATCCCTATTGAACTATCTTTACAAGAATGACATTGAAAGATACAGGGCGATCATCGCTGACTTAGGATTACGTAAATAAGATTGACGTGAGGTTCCCTGAATTGGGAACCTTACTTTTTTTGATTTCCCCCTTTATTTAAACCTTACTTTTATAACTTATCAAAAGATTTATTCTTAAAGAGAACGTATGTTACCAAATGTAATTTCAAAAACTATCACCCTTGAGGATGGTAGAGAAATCATTATTGAAACCGGTGCATTGGCCAAGCAAGCAGACGGAGCTGTCGTTGTGAAAATGGGCAATGCGATGCTATTGGCGACCGTCGTTTCAAAAAAAGAAGCTGGTGAAGGGGTGGATTTCCTTCCCATGTCAGTGGACTATCAAGAAAAATTCGCAGCATCAGGAAAAATTCCCGGGGGATTTTTAAAACGAGAAGGAAGGCTTTCCGACTATGAAATCCTGATCAGCCGTATCGTGGACAGGGCCATCCGGCCGATATTCCCTGATGACTATCATGCTGACACTC comes from Echinicola vietnamensis DSM 17526 and encodes:
- a CDS encoding LptF/LptG family permease, which produces MKKLDKLILGSFIGPFLLTFIVVDFILLTVNMLKYFDEIFGKGLGFGVYMELISYFVISISPMALPLAVLLSALMTFGNLGEHFELTAIKSSGISLLRALMPIGVFVLVLSFAAFYSNNYLVPKVNLKTFSLLYDIRMKSPALDIKEGVFYNGMPGYSIKVNEKIDDVRLRDVIIYDHTANSGNNSLILADSGRMEPFFNDRYMKLTLYSGYNYNEENPRRGIRGKPAPFTRTKFDVNEIVFSLDAFEMNRTPEKLWSSNRSIKNISEIKMDVDSMSNQLVNYQYYNYAQLKSAYSFFTKQREIEIPADLQRKKAIVDSLKTLQWKEKREKEQEKGGLSRLSNSPEEEGEDGQLERNPNEREITVNDTKGDVHPVDSEVQSDASEERLNDTLAEEQAPAETPKVDSASRRKAETLITERKAREEAIKSAYKKFTEVQVAKIDSVLAAGNYMNRAATIGLQSARTLKNNFSSNQGNVENLAREKRRFQISWYQKYTQAFACVVMFMIGAPLGAIIKKGGLGMPVLVSIIFFIIFYMLTITGEKWAKEGMANPLFGTWFSNLALLPIGFFFLRQARKDARIFESDVYYAFVERIKRRFNIKSRKK
- the rpsO gene encoding 30S ribosomal protein S15 gives rise to the protein MYLTTEKKEELFKNHGRLKSEKDTGSPESQIALFTYRIKHLTDHLKSNKKDHSTRLGLLKLVGKRRSLLNYLYKNDIERYRAIIADLGLRK